The stretch of DNA GACAAACTGAGCTACGACTTTGGCCAGCCCCAGCGGGGTGACATTGTGGTGTTTCGCCCGCCTGCAGCCCTGGGGCAAACGGACGCCTTCATCAAACGCCTGGTGGCCCTGCCGAGCGATGTGGTTGAAGTCAAAGACGGCCAGCTCTTTATCAACGGCGAACCGCAGTACGAGCCCTACATTGCCGCCCAACCCGACTACGAGTATGGACCGGTCACCGTCCCCCCCAATTCGTACCTGGTGCTGGGCGACAACCGCAACAGAAGTTTTGACTCCCACGCCTGGGGATTTTTACCCGAGGATCACTTGATTGGTCGAGCCGTTTTTCGGTTTTGGCCCCTGGACCGCCTGGGCAACCTGGATTAGTGCCTGATCAAATCGATAATGAGTGGATGGTGAGTGGATCAGCCGCCGAGGATTCAGGGCTTCAGGTCTATGGCTCAAATCAGCCGTGAACCTGAAACCCTGAACCCGAGTACCGTTTATTCACTCGTAGAGGCGGCAGCGGCTGAAGTCGATCTGCTGTCCAGTGGAGCATTGCACCAAGCTGCGCCCCGCTGCCAGGGCCGCTTGACTGGTGGCGTGGGCCTCGCCGTCGGTGAGGGTCGACAGCTCTGGCGTAATCACCCAGCAAAAAAATCCCGCCGAGCGCCGCCGGGTCACCGCCACAATCCAATCGGGAAACGCAACTAAGGTATTGAGCGTATCGCATGCCATTGGGGTTTACCCCCTCCCCTGGGGAAGTGCGTGGTGGGAGGCTCTACAGCAGTTATCACTATTGGGGCGATCGCTCCGCCGCGTGGATAACTACCTATTGCCATTAAGTGCAAGTGTACTATACTGGTTTTCTAAAGACAACTGCCCCAGGGCTTGTCATCAATTCTAGCCAACGACCCTTTGCAATTCCCGCTGCGCCCGCCCCAAAACCAGGTTGGGGGCAGTGCCCTTGGAGCCGGGAGAATGGGTGGCTAGGCGACGACAGCCCCTGGATTCAGAAGTCCTGTCCTACCGTACCGAGGCATTTATGGCGGCGAAAAAGGGTAAAGAGCAGAGCGAGAAAGAAAAGGCGCTGACCATGGTGCTGGGTCAGATCGAGCGCAACTTCGGCAAAGGGTCGATCATGCGCCTGGGCGACGCCGCCCGCATGAAAGTCGAGACCATTCCCACCGGGGCGCTCACCCTGGATCTGGCCCTCGGCGGTGGCTTGCCCAAGGGTCGCATCATCGAAATCTATGGCCCCGAAAGCTCAGGCAAAACCACCGTCGCCCTGCATGTGGTGGCCGAAGTCCAGAAGTCAGGGGGCGTTGCCGCCTTTGTAGACGCCGAACACGCCCTTGACCCCATCTATGCCGCGGCCCTGGGGGTCAATGTCGAAGAACTGCTGGTCTCCCAGCCCGATACGGGCGAAATGGGGCTGGAGGTGGTCGATCAGCTGGTGCGATCGTCAGCCATTGACGTGGTGGTAGTAGACTCGGTGGCGGCCCTGGTGCCTCGGGCAGAAATTGAGGGTGAAATGGGCGATGCCCACGTTGGTCTCCAAGCCCGCCTGATGAGCCAGGCGCTGCGGAAAATCACCGGCAGTATCGGCAAGTCGCAGTGCACGG from Leptolyngbya sp. KIOST-1 encodes:
- the recA gene encoding recombinase RecA codes for the protein MAAKKGKEQSEKEKALTMVLGQIERNFGKGSIMRLGDAARMKVETIPTGALTLDLALGGGLPKGRIIEIYGPESSGKTTVALHVVAEVQKSGGVAAFVDAEHALDPIYAAALGVNVEELLVSQPDTGEMGLEVVDQLVRSSAIDVVVVDSVAALVPRAEIEGEMGDAHVGLQARLMSQALRKITGSIGKSQCTVVFLNQLRQKIGISYGNPEVTTGGNALKFYASVRLDIRRIQTLKKGTEEYGIRAKVKVAKNKVAPPFRIGEFDILFGQGISSMGCLVDLAEQHGVIVRKGAWYSYEGDNIGQGRENTILRLQEDAEFAQKVEAQVKEKLAIGSAVADAEAVEIEMEDEAYLDEDE
- the lepB gene encoding signal peptidase I codes for the protein MHNANSSPSAPQHPPAAKVKGVLRETIETVGLSVLLAFGLRTFVAEARYIPSESMLPTLEINDRLIIDKLSYDFGQPQRGDIVVFRPPAALGQTDAFIKRLVALPSDVVEVKDGQLFINGEPQYEPYIAAQPDYEYGPVTVPPNSYLVLGDNRNRSFDSHAWGFLPEDHLIGRAVFRFWPLDRLGNLD